In Desulfosporosinus sp. Sb-LF, a genomic segment contains:
- a CDS encoding DUF2877 domain-containing protein — translation MFLNPLKAVSIGPSAFRSLNGDMKKGKVHTVFRRVINIVWPDGNLSSISRVDVSNGPANIVTSLPVTSDFTHYGIEPGTLVRLDSDLTMLNIGSLSVSLKNATLWESPIAHFGAPLPLSQIKANLVEVGRWVNLTNSTSSGLTKLFPHLESLRSGTYLPPSNTDPVTFLAGQAINSLLPALRTADRTSIKESASSLIGLGPGLTPSGDDYLAGLLLSLAAAAKLLPESFTLAQNELSNTVIGLAPGLTNDLSYQMLLFAARETGSELMENMVVALFCATQTKSSLIQAAVDLSAVGASSGFDQLLGIMSGASLYSGCVLGTGG, via the coding sequence GTGTTTCTCAATCCTCTGAAGGCTGTGAGCATTGGACCGTCGGCATTTCGAAGCCTAAACGGCGATATGAAAAAGGGTAAAGTCCATACTGTATTTCGGCGGGTGATTAACATTGTCTGGCCAGACGGTAACTTATCAAGTATTTCACGAGTTGATGTCAGTAATGGCCCAGCTAATATCGTCACCAGTCTTCCAGTCACTTCCGACTTTACCCACTATGGTATTGAACCTGGAACCTTAGTACGCTTAGATTCAGATCTCACGATGCTTAACATCGGGAGTCTCTCAGTATCCTTAAAGAATGCAACCTTATGGGAGTCTCCCATAGCCCATTTTGGGGCTCCGCTCCCCCTTAGTCAGATAAAAGCGAATCTAGTGGAAGTGGGAAGATGGGTAAACCTAACAAACTCAACGTCTTCCGGCCTAACTAAACTCTTTCCTCACCTTGAATCCTTAAGAAGTGGAACTTATTTGCCACCTTCAAACACAGATCCTGTGACATTTCTAGCCGGACAAGCTATTAATAGCCTGTTACCCGCCTTACGCACAGCCGATAGAACGAGCATCAAAGAATCTGCATCATCTCTCATTGGACTAGGGCCTGGACTTACCCCATCCGGTGACGATTACTTGGCTGGACTCTTGCTGAGTTTAGCTGCTGCCGCCAAATTATTACCGGAATCCTTTACGTTAGCTCAAAACGAACTGAGTAACACGGTGATCGGACTAGCCCCTGGACTTACGAACGATTTAAGTTACCAGATGCTTTTATTCGCAGCCAGGGAAACGGGTAGCGAACTGATGGAAAATATGGTAGTCGCTTTATTTTGCGCTACCCAAACCAAGAGTTCCCTTATCCAGGCGGCCGTGGACTTATCAGCTGTTGGAGCCAGTTCAGGTTTTGATCAACTCCTCGGCATTATGTCCGGCGCCAGTTTATACTCCGGCTGCGTCCTTGGTACAGGCGGTTAA
- a CDS encoding N-acyl homoserine lactonase family protein, with amino-acid sequence MPSYLKLSVIPLNCGKLHMERSRFNGRPNDSILELPVFCFLILHSQGCMLFDTGLPAELWSGRSSMELNPGLIATHGSSGGLVREIEGQGYSLEDISIIVNSHTHLDHAGGNNLVARARCYVQDGEDVKGDYDLFGDGSIHLLTTPGHSTNHQSMLVRGRNRQVLLTGDACFRPANLIDLKPPLILENREQALRSLKRLRDISKASATVVLTSHDPLATGEKIVL; translated from the coding sequence TTGCCTAGTTATCTGAAGTTATCTGTAATTCCCTTGAATTGTGGCAAGCTGCATATGGAACGAAGTCGTTTTAACGGTAGACCCAACGATTCGATCCTAGAACTGCCGGTATTTTGCTTTCTTATCCTTCATTCCCAAGGGTGTATGTTATTTGATACGGGTCTGCCCGCGGAACTCTGGTCAGGTAGGTCTAGTATGGAATTGAACCCTGGACTGATTGCCACGCACGGGAGCAGCGGCGGACTAGTGAGGGAAATTGAAGGCCAGGGCTACTCTCTCGAGGATATATCTATAATTGTTAATTCACACACCCATCTCGATCATGCTGGGGGGAATAACCTAGTTGCTAGAGCGCGCTGTTACGTGCAAGATGGGGAAGACGTCAAGGGGGATTACGATTTATTTGGAGATGGGTCAATCCATTTGCTGACAACACCGGGACATTCCACTAATCATCAATCGATGCTGGTGAGAGGGAGGAACAGGCAGGTTCTATTAACTGGGGACGCTTGTTTTCGACCCGCTAATTTAATTGATCTTAAGCCACCGCTGATTCTGGAGAACAGAGAACAAGCCTTGCGGTCCTTGAAAAGACTGAGAGATATAAGTAAAGCAAGTGCGACTGTTGTTTTAACGAGCCATGACCCGTTAGCTACAGGGGAGAAGATTGTACTTTAG
- a CDS encoding ABC transporter substrate-binding protein, with translation MKVKKLWQVTLTFVLVTLVLSGCTPQKQAAQTEPKTQPGTIHFVQTNAANMLTQLKTGEIDAFVAWEPVNAQAVTEGTGRYLVQSGTLAPNHPCSILAVAGTEGDEDLALALTWGNVQAVNFINNKDNQEKLIKYAMDFSGRDRKAVVEGLAHTKYVSFPDLQQFEAFYRGLRQNGSLIKDSKTLGYQDDHAFFQDFLNSKYIDRVNAELKEDPSWIPPAVNSNRQVILGYVNQDMHQIQGYIAAQEGYYSKVGLVPGRNLQLKGYANGVAVMEAFKVKELTASYLGGAPAVLRRLNDGIAIRAIGGSNNEGSAIVVGKNSPIQSVSDLADKTVAIPGLGTVQGYILDLAARQNNLRLQAK, from the coding sequence ATGAAAGTGAAAAAACTTTGGCAAGTAACTCTAACATTCGTTTTAGTTACTTTGGTGCTCAGTGGTTGTACGCCCCAAAAACAGGCAGCGCAAACAGAACCAAAAACACAACCAGGTACCATTCACTTCGTTCAAACGAATGCAGCGAATATGTTAACACAGTTGAAGACAGGTGAAATTGATGCCTTCGTGGCTTGGGAACCTGTCAATGCTCAAGCCGTGACAGAAGGAACTGGCCGTTATCTCGTTCAATCAGGGACTTTGGCACCTAATCATCCCTGTAGTATTCTGGCTGTGGCAGGGACTGAAGGGGACGAGGATTTGGCTCTCGCTTTAACTTGGGGCAATGTTCAAGCAGTCAACTTCATTAATAATAAGGACAACCAGGAAAAGCTGATTAAATATGCGATGGATTTTTCAGGCAGGGATCGCAAGGCTGTTGTCGAAGGGTTGGCTCACACTAAATATGTAAGCTTTCCGGACCTTCAGCAGTTCGAGGCATTCTACCGTGGCTTGCGTCAAAATGGTTCCTTGATAAAGGATTCAAAGACCTTGGGTTATCAGGATGATCATGCCTTTTTCCAAGATTTCTTGAATAGCAAATATATCGATCGTGTTAACGCAGAGTTGAAAGAAGATCCATCTTGGATCCCCCCAGCAGTTAATAGCAATCGCCAAGTCATCCTAGGTTATGTCAATCAAGACATGCATCAAATTCAAGGCTATATTGCAGCCCAAGAAGGCTATTATAGCAAGGTTGGGCTGGTGCCTGGGCGTAATCTGCAACTCAAAGGTTATGCTAACGGAGTTGCAGTAATGGAAGCCTTCAAAGTAAAAGAGTTGACAGCATCTTATCTCGGCGGAGCGCCAGCCGTATTGAGACGGCTTAATGATGGAATTGCAATCCGGGCCATCGGTGGCTCTAACAATGAGGGTTCCGCGATTGTAGTAGGTAAGAATTCGCCAATTCAGTCCGTTAGTGATTTAGCAGATAAGACAGTGGCAATTCCCGGCTTGGGGACAGTACAGGGGTATATTTTGGATCTGGCAGCACGCCAGAATAATTTGCGCTTACAAGCAAAGTAA
- a CDS encoding ABC transporter permease: MSRLTTDQSTKTESSIIRRSWQGGLHVKLPGWERLASGLVGLFVWQTFASLEVVTSPYILWQKFINLLIKGDPLYNLTLIQMIWTSLATLLVGAGLAFAIAIPLGIMLGYFRGLNRFLGLYISLCRPIPPMAWIPVGYILFAQLPRPTLWVQIMVVFVGSFFPCFNATAHAVQSADPVLIEAAQTLGARRQSQILVKVLLPSVVPAVISGVRSGLGVGWMCIIGAEFVGGRMGIGAYIWSVYNIGGRMSEIMIAILSVGLIGYLMNEGINLIGRRIARWYSW, encoded by the coding sequence ATGAGTCGGCTTACTACGGATCAGAGCACTAAGACTGAATCAAGTATAATCCGGCGAAGTTGGCAAGGCGGACTACATGTCAAGTTACCGGGTTGGGAAAGGTTAGCATCGGGGTTGGTTGGCTTGTTCGTCTGGCAGACCTTTGCTAGCCTTGAAGTCGTTACATCACCCTACATATTGTGGCAAAAATTTATTAATCTATTGATTAAGGGTGATCCGCTTTACAATTTGACATTGATCCAAATGATTTGGACTAGCCTTGCGACCCTCCTTGTAGGGGCAGGATTAGCTTTTGCTATTGCTATTCCATTGGGAATCATGTTGGGCTATTTTCGTGGCTTGAATCGTTTTTTAGGATTATACATCAGTTTATGCCGACCGATTCCTCCGATGGCCTGGATTCCCGTAGGGTATATTTTATTTGCACAACTGCCACGACCAACACTTTGGGTACAAATAATGGTGGTTTTTGTGGGATCTTTTTTTCCGTGTTTTAACGCAACTGCCCATGCAGTCCAAAGCGCTGACCCCGTCCTTATTGAAGCAGCTCAGACACTTGGTGCGAGACGCCAAAGTCAGATTCTCGTTAAAGTACTGCTACCGTCTGTCGTACCTGCTGTAATTTCCGGCGTTCGGAGCGGTCTTGGCGTAGGATGGATGTGTATTATCGGCGCGGAGTTTGTCGGCGGTCGAATGGGGATAGGGGCTTATATCTGGTCGGTTTATAATATCGGGGGTAGGATGAGCGAAATTATGATTGCTATCTTATCCGTTGGCCTCATCGGATATCTAATGAATGAGGGGATAAATCTTATTGGGCGGAGGATAGCACGTTGGTACTCATGGTAG
- a CDS encoding ABC transporter ATP-binding protein → MVENVDKEINGENVLEGISFSLEEGDFACLTGPSGCGKTTLLRLVAGLIQPSFGRICLNGSLAGTKPDSGYVFQEGALFPWLTVTQNVTFSLKLRGISPKETRDLVQDVLNLVELSGFEDYYPKELSGGMRMRVALARVLVYQPKLILMDEPFAALDSRTRNKLQSDMVALWQRLKPTILMVTHNIDEAVYLSNKIIVLSGRPGRILEQINVAMDRPRERTERPFSLIRKQVLSLLGE, encoded by the coding sequence ATGGTAGAAAATGTGGATAAAGAAATTAATGGGGAAAATGTGTTGGAGGGAATCTCCTTTAGTCTGGAGGAGGGAGATTTCGCCTGCTTAACTGGACCTAGCGGCTGTGGCAAGACAACATTACTACGCCTTGTCGCTGGTCTTATCCAACCCTCGTTCGGCCGTATTTGCTTGAATGGTAGTCTAGCTGGAACGAAACCGGATAGCGGTTATGTCTTTCAAGAAGGAGCTCTCTTTCCCTGGCTAACCGTTACGCAAAACGTCACTTTCAGTCTAAAATTACGGGGAATATCCCCAAAAGAAACGAGAGATTTAGTTCAAGACGTTCTCAATTTAGTTGAGCTTAGCGGTTTTGAAGATTATTATCCAAAGGAACTTTCCGGAGGTATGCGCATGCGGGTTGCCTTAGCAAGAGTTCTGGTATACCAGCCGAAGCTAATTCTTATGGATGAACCGTTTGCCGCATTGGATTCTCGTACCCGGAATAAATTACAGAGCGATATGGTCGCATTATGGCAGCGACTAAAACCAACAATTCTTATGGTGACACACAATATCGATGAGGCAGTCTATTTAAGCAACAAAATTATCGTTCTCTCTGGACGACCGGGTCGGATACTAGAGCAGATTAATGTTGCGATGGATCGGCCGCGTGAACGAACAGAAAGACCGTTTAGTCTAATTAGAAAGCAGGTTTTATCTTTGTTAGGGGAATAA
- a CDS encoding VOC family protein: MNDWLVPYLAFNGNCEEAVKFYQKVLGGESQIMHFGDAPPNPAYPVPENVKNLVMHAELRKNGHVIRFSDTFPNSPYNVGDNISFSLEFDTKDETKATFEALSEGGKIEMELQETFFSPLFSKFVDKFGVIWMVSCKAK; the protein is encoded by the coding sequence ATGAATGATTGGTTAGTACCCTATCTTGCATTTAACGGGAATTGTGAAGAAGCCGTAAAATTCTATCAGAAAGTTCTTGGTGGAGAAAGTCAAATAATGCATTTTGGCGACGCACCACCAAATCCAGCTTATCCTGTACCTGAGAATGTTAAAAACCTCGTTATGCATGCAGAATTAAGAAAGAACGGTCATGTCATTCGTTTCTCAGACACTTTTCCTAATTCACCCTATAATGTTGGAGATAATATTTCGTTTTCTTTAGAATTTGATACTAAAGATGAAACAAAGGCAACCTTTGAAGCACTATCTGAAGGTGGCAAGATCGAGATGGAATTGCAAGAAACGTTCTTTAGCCCTTTATTTAGTAAATTTGTTGATAAATTCGGTGTAATATGGATGGTTTCATGTAAAGCAAAGTAA
- the sbcD gene encoding exonuclease subunit SbcD yields MRILHTSDWHLGRMLEGRSRINEQARFIDELCAIVEEEEVDLVLIAGDVFDTVNPPAIAEELFYDALNRLSAGGERAVVAIAGNHDNPERLCAASPLAVRHGITLYGLPKEILEPSLLVQPNQRRVVRGAAGLGWAELHIPNCADPAIVAMLPYPSESRLNEVLSQSLDEEILRQEYSRRVQELFSSFSKQFRPDAVNLAVSHLFVRGGLESESERPIQLGSAPTVEVEAMPSGAQYVALGHLHRAQAVKGAAVPTRYSGSPIAYSFSETGYAKSVILVEAFPGQAVSTREIFLNAGYPLVKWQAKEGLAQVQHWIDEGKDLHAWIDLEVSLTKALLPQEIHLLRQQRERLINIRPVFPETEQIIAESRSKLPIDVLFRKFYQDKTGGAEPEQELVSLFLSLIDPDKDSECQTVQDEEAETA; encoded by the coding sequence ATGCGGATTTTACATACATCAGATTGGCATCTCGGTCGTATGCTCGAGGGGCGAAGCAGGATTAATGAGCAAGCAAGGTTTATCGATGAGCTTTGTGCGATTGTGGAAGAAGAAGAGGTAGATCTTGTCTTGATCGCAGGGGATGTCTTTGATACGGTAAATCCACCCGCCATCGCGGAGGAGTTATTTTATGACGCTTTGAATCGATTGTCTGCCGGAGGAGAGAGGGCGGTCGTGGCCATTGCAGGGAATCACGATAACCCTGAGCGGCTTTGTGCGGCAAGTCCTCTGGCGGTAAGGCACGGGATTACGTTGTACGGCCTTCCGAAAGAAATCTTAGAGCCTAGTCTCCTGGTACAACCGAATCAGAGAAGGGTTGTTAGGGGTGCAGCAGGGCTTGGGTGGGCGGAATTACATATTCCCAATTGCGCAGATCCGGCAATTGTGGCCATGCTCCCATATCCTTCCGAGTCACGGCTCAATGAAGTGTTAAGTCAAAGTTTAGATGAAGAAATCTTACGTCAAGAATATTCAAGGCGCGTACAAGAATTATTCTCCTCGTTTAGTAAGCAGTTTCGCCCGGATGCGGTTAACCTGGCAGTAAGCCATCTCTTCGTACGAGGTGGCCTGGAATCTGAGTCTGAGCGCCCAATCCAATTGGGAAGCGCCCCGACCGTCGAAGTTGAAGCAATGCCGTCGGGCGCCCAATATGTAGCTCTAGGTCATTTGCATCGTGCTCAGGCTGTCAAAGGGGCCGCTGTGCCGACAAGATACTCCGGCTCACCGATCGCTTATAGCTTTTCAGAAACAGGGTATGCCAAATCCGTAATTTTAGTCGAGGCGTTTCCCGGCCAAGCGGTAAGCACTCGAGAAATATTCTTAAATGCGGGTTATCCGCTTGTCAAATGGCAGGCCAAAGAAGGGTTAGCTCAAGTACAGCACTGGATCGATGAGGGGAAGGATCTTCATGCTTGGATTGATCTAGAGGTTTCTTTGACCAAGGCACTTCTACCTCAAGAGATCCATCTCTTACGGCAGCAACGAGAACGTCTCATCAATATTCGCCCTGTTTTTCCTGAAACAGAACAAATCATTGCAGAGTCACGCTCTAAATTGCCAATCGATGTGCTCTTTCGCAAGTTTTATCAGGATAAAACCGGAGGGGCTGAGCCGGAACAGGAATTGGTTTCTCTGTTTTTGTCATTAATTGATCCAGACAAAGATTCTGAGTGTCAAACGGTCCAGGATGAGGAGGCAGAGACTGCATGA